The following coding sequences lie in one Arachis hypogaea cultivar Tifrunner chromosome 9, arahy.Tifrunner.gnm2.J5K5, whole genome shotgun sequence genomic window:
- the LOC112712101 gene encoding ubiquitin receptor RAD23c isoform X1, which translates to MKVFVKTLKGTHFEIEVKPDDTVTEVKKNIETVQGANVYPAAQQMLIHQGKVLKDGTTLEENKVAENSFIVIMLSKSKSTSGEGSTASTAPSSKAPQTSATPTPTPSVSVAPQAVPATAAPPAPSPSPSPSPAPAAPAPAAPAPAPAPSPAAAPTSTDTAVRVGSDIYGQAASNLVAGSNLEGTIQQILDMGGGSWDRDTVIRALRAAYNNPERAVEYLYTGIPEQAEAPPVARVPTSVQPANPPAAAPQAASPQAAQPAPVTTSGPNANPLDLFPQGLPNVGSGAAGAGSLEFLRNSQQFQALRAMVQANPQILQPMLQELGKQNPHLMRLIRDHQADFLRLINEPVEGGEGNLFGQLAAGMPQSVTVTPEERQAIERLEAMGFDRALVLEVYFACNKNEELAANYLLDHMHEFDEQ; encoded by the exons ATGAAGGTTTTTGTAAAGACTCTGAAGGGCACGCACTTCGAAATTGAAGTGAAGCCCGATGACACG GTTACCGAAgtgaagaaaaatatagaaactgTTCAAGGTGCAAATGTCTACCCTGCTGCACAGCAAATGCTTATTCATCAAGGCAAGGTTCTTAAGGATGGTACTACTTTGGAGGAAAACAAAGTAGCTGAAAACAGTTTCATtgtaatcatgctttctaag AGTAAGAGCACATCTGGTGAAGGATCTACTGCATCAACAGCACCTTCATCAAAG GCTCCACAGACTAGTGCAACTCCTACTCCTACCCCATCTGTGTCAGTAGCACCTCAAGCTGTTCCTGCTACTGCTGCACC GCCTGCGCCTTCGCCTTCACCTTCGCCTTCACCTGCACCTGCTGCACCTGCACCTGCTGCACCTGCACCTGCACCTGCACCTTCACCTGCTGCAGCTCCTACATCTACAGATACTGCTGT CAGGGTAGGGTCTGATATCTATGGGCAGGCAGCATCCAATCTGGTTGCCGGAAGCAACTTGGAGGGAACAATTCAGCAAATTCTTGATATGGGGGGTGGGAGCTGGGATAGGGACACAGTTATCCGTGCTCTTAGAGCTGCTTATAACAACCCTGAGAGAGCTGTTGAATATTTGTATACG GGTATCCCTGAGCAAGCTGAAGCTCCACCTGTGGCCCGAGTGCCTACAAGTGTACAACCTGCAAATCCACCAGCTGCTGCACCTCAGGCAGCTTCACCTCAAGCAGCACAACCAGCTCCTGTCACAACTAGTGGACCAAATGCTAATCCTCTAGACCTATTTCCCCAG GGTCTCCCCAATGTTGGTTCTGGTGCTGCTGGCGCCGGCTCTTTAGAATTTCTGCGCAACAGCCAACAG TTCCAAGCCTTGCGAGCTATGGTGCAGGCTAACCCACAAATATTGCAG CCTATGCTACAAGAGCTTGGCAAACAAAATCCTCATCTTATGAGATTGATTCGAGATCATCAAGCTGATTTCCTTCGACTGATAAATGAACCTGTGGAAGGTGGTGAGGG GAATTTATTTGGCCAGCTAGCTGCTGGCATGCCACAATCAGTAACTGTTACACCTGAAGAGCGCCAAGCAATTGAACGT CTTGAAGCAATGGGCTTTGATCGTGCACTTGTGTTGGAGGTGTATTTTGCTTGCAACAAGAACGAGGAATTGGCTGCCAACTACCTCTTAGATCACATGCACGAGTTTGACGAACAATAG
- the LOC112712102 gene encoding ACD11 homolog protein isoform X2, whose product MMNGVEVVMDNSSTSIVKLPDPAVVAATTSSPLSAIAEAFEHLAKLLNRGDLPLDAFYEACSFVSVLFNCLGFAFKFAELEYVAKLEGLMEASPACGTLKDVIEVDVASKTVKSPGSYSRNLRRVRQGVDLVRAIFEQLLATDDSCLKEIASSAYAQICAPYHTWAVRTAVHAGMYTLPTRDQLFLRLNETEKSAEAKMKRYINAATPVIEYIDKLYLSRKIPLNW is encoded by the exons ATGATGAATGGCGTTGAGGTCGTCATGGACAATAGCAGCACCAGCATCGTTAAACTACCCGATCCTGCGGTGGTAGCGGCGACGACTTCAAGTCCTCTCTCCGCCATTGCCGAGGCCTTTGAACACCTCGCCAAACTCCTCAACCGCGGTGACCTTCCCTTGGACGCCTTCTACGAAGCCTGCTCTTTCGTCTCTGTTCTCTTCAATTGTCTCGGCTTTGCTTTCAAATTCGCCGAATTGGAATACGTCGCCAAG CTAGAAGGACTTATGGAAGCATCACCGGCGTGTGGCACTCTGAAGGATGTAATTGAAGTTGATGTCGCTAGCAAAACGGTTAAATCCCCGGGAAGTTATTCGCGTAATCTGCGCAGAGTTCGCCAGGGTGTTGATCTCGTCAGAGCTATATTCGAACAACTTCTGGCAACTGA CGATAGCTGTCTGAAAGAAATAGCTTCAAGTGCGTACGCTCAGATTTGTGCACCCTATCACACATGGGCAGTAAGAACAGCTGTGCATGCTGGGATGTATACACTTCCAACAAGAGACCAGCTTTTCTTGAGGCTCAATGAAACAG AGAAGTCTGCTGAGGCGAAGATGAAAAGGTACATCAATGCTGCAACTCCAGTTATAGAATACATTGATAAACTGTACCTTTCAAGAAAGATTCCGTTGAACTGGTGA
- the LOC112712101 gene encoding ubiquitin receptor RAD23c isoform X2, translating into MKVFVKTLKGTHFEIEVKPDDTVTEVKKNIETVQGANVYPAAQQMLIHQGKVLKDGTTLEENKVAENSFIVIMLSKSKSTSGEGSTASTAPSSKAPQTSATPTPTPSVSVAPQAVPATAAPPAPSPSPSPSPAPAAPAPAAPAPAPAPSPAAAPTSTDTAVVGSDIYGQAASNLVAGSNLEGTIQQILDMGGGSWDRDTVIRALRAAYNNPERAVEYLYTGIPEQAEAPPVARVPTSVQPANPPAAAPQAASPQAAQPAPVTTSGPNANPLDLFPQGLPNVGSGAAGAGSLEFLRNSQQFQALRAMVQANPQILQPMLQELGKQNPHLMRLIRDHQADFLRLINEPVEGGEGNLFGQLAAGMPQSVTVTPEERQAIERLEAMGFDRALVLEVYFACNKNEELAANYLLDHMHEFDEQ; encoded by the exons ATGAAGGTTTTTGTAAAGACTCTGAAGGGCACGCACTTCGAAATTGAAGTGAAGCCCGATGACACG GTTACCGAAgtgaagaaaaatatagaaactgTTCAAGGTGCAAATGTCTACCCTGCTGCACAGCAAATGCTTATTCATCAAGGCAAGGTTCTTAAGGATGGTACTACTTTGGAGGAAAACAAAGTAGCTGAAAACAGTTTCATtgtaatcatgctttctaag AGTAAGAGCACATCTGGTGAAGGATCTACTGCATCAACAGCACCTTCATCAAAG GCTCCACAGACTAGTGCAACTCCTACTCCTACCCCATCTGTGTCAGTAGCACCTCAAGCTGTTCCTGCTACTGCTGCACC GCCTGCGCCTTCGCCTTCACCTTCGCCTTCACCTGCACCTGCTGCACCTGCACCTGCTGCACCTGCACCTGCACCTGCACCTTCACCTGCTGCAGCTCCTACATCTACAGATACTGCTGT GGTAGGGTCTGATATCTATGGGCAGGCAGCATCCAATCTGGTTGCCGGAAGCAACTTGGAGGGAACAATTCAGCAAATTCTTGATATGGGGGGTGGGAGCTGGGATAGGGACACAGTTATCCGTGCTCTTAGAGCTGCTTATAACAACCCTGAGAGAGCTGTTGAATATTTGTATACG GGTATCCCTGAGCAAGCTGAAGCTCCACCTGTGGCCCGAGTGCCTACAAGTGTACAACCTGCAAATCCACCAGCTGCTGCACCTCAGGCAGCTTCACCTCAAGCAGCACAACCAGCTCCTGTCACAACTAGTGGACCAAATGCTAATCCTCTAGACCTATTTCCCCAG GGTCTCCCCAATGTTGGTTCTGGTGCTGCTGGCGCCGGCTCTTTAGAATTTCTGCGCAACAGCCAACAG TTCCAAGCCTTGCGAGCTATGGTGCAGGCTAACCCACAAATATTGCAG CCTATGCTACAAGAGCTTGGCAAACAAAATCCTCATCTTATGAGATTGATTCGAGATCATCAAGCTGATTTCCTTCGACTGATAAATGAACCTGTGGAAGGTGGTGAGGG GAATTTATTTGGCCAGCTAGCTGCTGGCATGCCACAATCAGTAACTGTTACACCTGAAGAGCGCCAAGCAATTGAACGT CTTGAAGCAATGGGCTTTGATCGTGCACTTGTGTTGGAGGTGTATTTTGCTTGCAACAAGAACGAGGAATTGGCTGCCAACTACCTCTTAGATCACATGCACGAGTTTGACGAACAATAG
- the LOC112712102 gene encoding ACD11 homolog protein isoform X1 translates to MMNGVEVVMDNSSTSIVKLPDPAVVAATTSSPLSAIAEAFEHLAKLLNRGDLPLDAFYEACSFVSVLFNCLGFAFKFAELEYVAKLEGLMEASPACGTLKDVIEVDVASKTVKSPGSYSRNLRRVRQGVDLVRAIFEQLLATDDSCLKEIASSAYAQICAPYHTWAVRTAVHAGMYTLPTRDQLFLRLNETAFYLLKRTELLCMNGTPEKSAEAKMKRYINAATPVIEYIDKLYLSRKIPLNW, encoded by the exons ATGATGAATGGCGTTGAGGTCGTCATGGACAATAGCAGCACCAGCATCGTTAAACTACCCGATCCTGCGGTGGTAGCGGCGACGACTTCAAGTCCTCTCTCCGCCATTGCCGAGGCCTTTGAACACCTCGCCAAACTCCTCAACCGCGGTGACCTTCCCTTGGACGCCTTCTACGAAGCCTGCTCTTTCGTCTCTGTTCTCTTCAATTGTCTCGGCTTTGCTTTCAAATTCGCCGAATTGGAATACGTCGCCAAG CTAGAAGGACTTATGGAAGCATCACCGGCGTGTGGCACTCTGAAGGATGTAATTGAAGTTGATGTCGCTAGCAAAACGGTTAAATCCCCGGGAAGTTATTCGCGTAATCTGCGCAGAGTTCGCCAGGGTGTTGATCTCGTCAGAGCTATATTCGAACAACTTCTGGCAACTGA CGATAGCTGTCTGAAAGAAATAGCTTCAAGTGCGTACGCTCAGATTTGTGCACCCTATCACACATGGGCAGTAAGAACAGCTGTGCATGCTGGGATGTATACACTTCCAACAAGAGACCAGCTTTTCTTGAGGCTCAATGAAACAG CATTCTATCTTTTAAAGAGAACTGAGTTGTTGTGCATGAACGGTACTCCAGAGAAGTCTGCTGAGGCGAAGATGAAAAGGTACATCAATGCTGCAACTCCAGTTATAGAATACATTGATAAACTGTACCTTTCAAGAAAGATTCCGTTGAACTGGTGA